In the Anguilla anguilla isolate fAngAng1 chromosome 7, fAngAng1.pri, whole genome shotgun sequence genome, one interval contains:
- the gpr22a gene encoding G-protein coupled receptor 22 — MHIPPVPAEEVTMSNVTVRDNTESISQAMEAAAPYPVSFQVSLTGFLMLEIVLGLSSNLTVLVLYCMKSNLINSVSNVVTMNLHVLDVIVCVCCIPLTIVIILLSLEGNTVLVCCFHEACVSFASVATAANVLAITLDRYDISVKPANRVLTMGRAVVLLGAIWVLSFFSFLVPFMEVGFFSQERSDQNGTAAAVVAHTNQYYTELGLYYHLLAQIPIFFFTAVVMLITYSKILQALNIRIGTRFHASQKKKARKKKTISMTTQQEATDASQSSGGGRNPMLGMRTSVSVIIALRRAVKRHRERRERQKRVFRMSLLIISTFLLCWTPITVLNTVILSVGPSDLMVKLRLGFLVMAYGTTIFHPLLYAFTRQKFQKVLKSKMKKRVVSIVEADPLPNNTVIHNSWIDPKRNKKVTFEESELRQKCLSSGDVE; from the coding sequence ATGCATATCCCCCCCGTGCCTGCAGAAGAAGTCACCATGAGCAACGTCACCGTCCGTGACAACACCGAGTCCATCAGCCAGGCCATGGAGGCGGCGGCGCCGTACCCCGTCAGCTTCCAGGTGTCCCTGACCGGCTTCCTGATGCTGGAGATCGTCCTGGGCCTGAGCAGCAACCTGACCGTGCTGGTGCTCTACTGCATGAAGTCCAACCTCATCAACTCCGTCAGCAACGTGGTCACCATGAACCTGCACGTGCTGGACGTCATCGTGTGCGTCTGCTGCATCCCGCTCACCATCGTCATCATCCTGCTCTCGCTGGAGGGCAACACCGTGCTGGTCTGCTGCTTCCACGAGGCCTGCGTCTCCTTCGCCAGCGTGGCCACGGCCGCCAACGTGCTGGCCATCACGCTGGACCGCTACGACATCTCCGTCAAGCCCGCCAACCGGGTGCTGACCATGGGGCGGGCCGTGGTGCTCCTGGGCGCCATCTGGGTGCTCTCCTTCTTCAGCTTCCTGGTGCCCTTCATGGAGGTGGGCTTCTTCAGCCAGGAGCGCTCGGACCAGAACGGGACGGCGGCGGCCGTGGTGGCCCACACCAACCAGTACTACACGGAGCTGGGCCTCTACTACCACCTGCTGGCCCAGATCCCCATCTTCTTCTTCACCGCCGTGGTCATGCTCATCACCTACTCCAAGATCCTGCAGGCGCTCAACATCCGCATCGGCACCCGCTTCCACGCCAGCCAGAAGAAGAAGGCCCGCAAGAAAAAGACCATCTCCATGACGACGCAGCAGGAGGCCACCGACGCCTCGCAGAGCAGCGGCGGGGGGAGGAACCCCATGCTGGGCATGCGCACGTCCGTCTCGGTCATCATCGCCCTGCGGCGGGCGGTCAAGCGGCACCGCGAGCGGCGCGAGAGGCAGAAGAGGGTCTTCCGCATGTCGCTGCTCATCATCTCCACCTTCCTGCTCTGCTGGACGCCCATCACCGTGCTCAACACGGTCATCCTGAGCGTGGGCCCCAGCGACCTCATGGTCAAGCTGCGGCTGGGCTTCCTGGTCATGGCCTACGGCACCACCATCTTCCACCCGCTGCTCTACGCCTTCACCAGGCAGAAGTTCCAGAAGGTTCTGAAGAGCAAGATGAAGAAGAGGGTGGTGTCCATCGTGGAGGCCGACCCCCTGCCCAACAACACGGTCATCCACAACTCCTGGATCGACCCCAAAAGGAACAAAAAGGTGACTTTCGAGGAGAGCGAACTGCGACAGAAATGTCTCTCCTCAGGAGACGTGGAGTAA